Proteins found in one Homalodisca vitripennis isolate AUS2020 chromosome 4, UT_GWSS_2.1, whole genome shotgun sequence genomic segment:
- the LOC124360835 gene encoding uncharacterized protein LOC124360835, with the protein MYLSCVFVAALGVALGDPPVPTSTKVPPIDYACIMGDPSVSCRSRCSVTSWVPYCVGDHCLCRAPIQESHNELHKEPVDPPTTETPPSPTDYESEESGEHDREHHVWFFIVNLGRYFGYNRNETANSTAVPDTTSSPLLSSSADVTVDRVNTRHGVLEADSWSFQYYLGFLIVLLLCVLILLEVSSCYRKRKEKNNSDNLFKNVPVPNK; encoded by the exons ATGTACCTCTCTTGTGTATTTGTAGCAGCTCTGGGGGTGGCCTTGGGCGACCCTCCGGTACCAACTTCTACCAAGG tgccGCCGATCGACTATGCGTGTATCATGGGTGACCCATCCGTGTCATGCAGGAGCAGGTGCAGTGTTACCTCATGGGTGCCCTATTGTGTGGGGGACCATTGTCTCTGCCGAGCCCCGATACAGGAGTCCCACAACGAACTGCACAAGGAGCCCGTAGACCCACCCACCACGGAAACACCACCTTCACCAACTG ACTACGAATCTGAAGAAAGTGGAGAGCACGACAGAGAACATCACGTATGGTTCTTTATTGTGAACCTTGGCCGATACTTTGGATACAACAGGAATGAGACCGCTAACTCTACAGCTGTACCAGACACCACTTCATCTCCCTTGCTGTCAAGTTCTGCTGACGTCACGGTTGACCGTGTGAATACACGTCATGGAGTACTGGAAGCCGATTCCTGGAGTTTCCAGTACTACTTAGGGTTCCTCATTGTCCTGCTACTGTGCGTCCTTATCTTGCTGGAAGTGTCTTCCTGTTATAGGAAACGCAAGGAGAAAAATAACTCTGACAACCTCTTCAAAAACGTCCCAGTTCCAAATAAGTAG